One genomic region from Campylobacter concisus encodes:
- the ccsA gene encoding cytochrome c biogenesis protein codes for MRILNIYRLSLILLFILAFGAGLATFLENFYDTQTARMLVYEALWYECVMFACTICLAISIVKTKMYKKFGAFLIHLAFIVIFIGAALTRYFGEEGVMHLRALQSSNVMQSVKPYLRVEMLGENFSYPLKLSLFGKNDFEFKNFIVGKEFIINLLEYKKDEKNAPATLSLEISFNGEKKSVKLKGGAGYELEPSVLSFGGQEAKFYFSSKALNLPFSLKLDEFILERYAGLNTPSSYTSKVSIAGNKYDISLNNPLTIDGYKIFQSSYDPDELGSAFEISRDPGKIPTYIGYFLLCVGFVANLFSKKSRFFRLLNFIKGSQIAFLAILLLNATPNFANENNKNLEAHASKFAKILTQADSRIAPVSSYSRAVISKISTKTTLFGLSSEELMLSFAISPKEWMDKRIVKITSERVGELLGVNEKFASFNDVFNENGEYKLAKFVEVSNEKSASKRDKFDNDVIKFDERLNILYLALKGEILKFIPAKNGDKLTWLGVNEAFGSSEISSELKSVLGTYIENLSPCVKSGECKEADRNLEKISSYQRSTLGSLAPSEAKVELEVLYNQMEIFKFLIYFYMILGLVSLALGFYRLFSGKKFRFESALSLAFYFGFAVHLLNLALRAYISGHAPWSDAYESLVYISLASVLAGVLFFRKQSFALSAASLFAAISLLVAHLNFINPQITNLVPVLKSFWLSVHVSVITASYGFLGFSFVLGLLGLLLMAIKNQKSEQKLSEQIRYLAATDELSLIIGLSLLTIGNFLGGIWANESWGRYWGWDSKESWSYITIIIYAIALHLRFIPRLKNIFTFLVASVLSFGSVIFTYFGVNFYLSGLHSYANGDGFSVSNLLYLFLTLLALLIAFAYRGKDIKEI; via the coding sequence ATGAGAATTTTAAATATCTACCGCTTGTCTTTGATATTATTATTTATTCTTGCTTTTGGTGCAGGACTCGCGACTTTTTTAGAAAATTTTTATGACACACAAACGGCCAGAATGCTTGTTTACGAAGCGCTTTGGTACGAGTGTGTTATGTTTGCTTGCACCATTTGTTTAGCCATTAGTATCGTAAAAACCAAGATGTATAAAAAATTTGGCGCATTTTTGATACATCTTGCTTTTATCGTTATCTTCATCGGGGCTGCACTTACAAGGTATTTTGGCGAAGAGGGCGTTATGCATCTTAGAGCTCTGCAAAGCTCAAATGTAATGCAAAGCGTTAAGCCTTATCTTAGAGTCGAAATGCTTGGAGAAAATTTTAGTTATCCATTAAAATTAAGCTTATTTGGTAAAAACGACTTTGAGTTTAAAAATTTTATAGTTGGCAAAGAATTTATAATTAACTTACTTGAGTATAAAAAAGACGAGAAAAATGCTCCAGCTACGCTTAGTTTAGAGATAAGTTTTAACGGCGAAAAAAAGAGTGTTAAGCTAAAAGGCGGAGCTGGATATGAGCTGGAGCCTAGTGTGCTAAGTTTTGGTGGACAAGAGGCGAAATTTTACTTTAGCTCAAAGGCCTTAAATTTACCATTTTCATTAAAGCTTGACGAGTTTATTTTAGAGCGATATGCAGGGCTAAATACTCCATCATCTTATACAAGTAAAGTAAGTATCGCTGGCAACAAGTACGACATCTCGCTAAATAATCCACTAACGATTGATGGCTATAAAATTTTTCAGTCTTCATACGATCCTGACGAGCTTGGAAGTGCTTTTGAGATCAGCCGTGATCCTGGCAAAATCCCAACTTATATAGGATATTTTTTGCTTTGCGTTGGCTTTGTGGCAAATTTATTTAGCAAAAAGAGCCGATTTTTTAGGCTGCTAAATTTTATAAAAGGTTCGCAAATCGCATTTTTGGCTATTTTGCTTTTAAATGCTACTCCAAATTTTGCTAATGAAAATAATAAAAATTTAGAGGCACATGCAAGCAAATTTGCCAAAATTTTGACTCAAGCTGATAGTAGAATCGCTCCAGTAAGCTCTTACTCAAGAGCTGTGATAAGTAAAATTTCAACCAAAACTACGCTATTTGGGCTTAGCAGCGAGGAGCTAATGCTATCTTTTGCCATCTCGCCAAAAGAGTGGATGGATAAAAGGATAGTAAAGATCACAAGTGAGCGTGTGGGCGAGCTTTTGGGAGTTAATGAGAAATTTGCTAGTTTTAACGATGTCTTTAACGAAAATGGCGAGTATAAGCTGGCTAAATTTGTAGAAGTTTCAAATGAAAAATCCGCCTCTAAAAGAGATAAATTTGATAACGATGTCATTAAATTTGACGAGAGGCTAAATATCTTATACCTTGCACTAAAGGGAGAAATTTTAAAATTTATACCAGCTAAAAATGGCGATAAATTAACATGGCTAGGCGTAAATGAAGCCTTTGGCTCAAGCGAAATTTCAAGTGAGCTTAAAAGCGTTTTAGGCACTTATATAGAAAATTTAAGCCCTTGCGTAAAAAGTGGCGAGTGCAAAGAGGCTGATAGGAATTTGGAGAAAATTTCAAGCTATCAAAGAAGCACTCTAGGCTCTCTTGCGCCAAGCGAGGCAAAGGTGGAGCTTGAAGTGCTTTATAACCAAATGGAAATTTTTAAATTTCTTATATATTTTTACATGATTCTTGGACTAGTTTCGCTCGCTCTTGGTTTTTATAGGCTATTTTCTGGAAAGAAATTTAGATTTGAAAGCGCATTAAGCCTTGCATTTTATTTTGGCTTTGCGGTGCATTTGTTAAATTTAGCTCTTCGTGCTTATATCTCAGGACATGCACCTTGGAGTGATGCTTATGAGAGCTTAGTGTATATCTCGCTTGCAAGTGTACTAGCTGGAGTTTTATTTTTTAGAAAGCAAAGCTTTGCACTATCGGCTGCGTCGCTCTTTGCGGCTATATCTTTGCTGGTAGCTCATTTAAATTTTATAAATCCGCAAATAACAAATCTAGTCCCAGTTTTAAAGTCATTTTGGCTTAGTGTGCATGTAAGTGTCATCACGGCAAGCTATGGCTTCTTGGGCTTTAGCTTTGTGCTTGGGCTTCTTGGGCTTCTTTTAATGGCTATAAAAAATCAAAAAAGCGAGCAAAAGCTTAGTGAGCAGATAAGATACCTCGCTGCAACTGATGAGCTAAGCCTCATCATAGGACTTAGCTTGCTAACTATTGGAAATTTTCTTGGCGGCATCTGGGCAAACGAGAGCTGGGGCAGATACTGGGGCTGGGACAGCAAAGAGAGCTGGTCGTACATTACGATAATTATTTATGCCATTGCGCTTCATTTAAGATTTATCCCAAGATTAAAAAATATTTTTACCTTTTTAGTAGCTAGTGTACTCTCTTTTGGTTCAGTTATTTTTACCTATTTTGGTGTAAATTTCTATCTAAGCGGACTTCACTCATACGCAAATGGCGATGGATTTAGCGTTTCAAATTTGCTTTATTTGTTTTTAACGCTCTTGGCTTTGCTAATCGCCTTTGCTTATAGAGGTAAGGATATAAAAGAGATTTAG
- the nrfD gene encoding NrfD/PsrC family molybdoenzyme membrane anchor subunit: protein MDGALNFTATFSHGVEWGWPIAVYLLLAGMSGGALIAAILLKHYKKQESFSPFFKAASLLAFVSIMLGMVCLIADLEKPLLFWKILINYNFTSVMSIGVAGLCVFIPLSFLMCLYAFNDEISNFLAKSLKSFSTLFALIMKILIPLYPFLSRICLIFAVIICAYTGFLISVLIRFPLLNTAVLPALFIASGLSAGISGSSLVAAVLFKEDPHSSDLHSLHSVEFSVLGAEILLILMLFVSLLLGSSYQQNAAVAFYSGVWANFFWLGVVLVGFIVPFVLNFAFGKKVASLKFSFYISSLAAVIGVLLLRVFILYAGQTYSI from the coding sequence ATGGATGGTGCATTAAATTTTACTGCAACATTTTCGCATGGAGTAGAGTGGGGCTGGCCGATCGCTGTTTATCTTTTGCTAGCTGGTATGAGTGGTGGAGCGCTAATCGCTGCCATACTTTTAAAACACTATAAAAAGCAAGAGAGCTTTAGCCCATTTTTTAAGGCTGCTTCGCTTTTAGCATTTGTTAGTATCATGCTTGGTATGGTTTGCCTGATAGCTGATCTTGAAAAGCCGCTTTTATTTTGGAAAATTTTGATTAATTATAATTTCACATCAGTTATGTCTATCGGTGTTGCTGGACTTTGTGTATTTATACCGCTTAGCTTTTTGATGTGCCTTTATGCATTTAATGATGAAATTTCAAATTTCTTAGCCAAAAGTTTAAAATCCTTTAGCACTCTTTTTGCATTAATAATGAAAATTTTAATACCGCTTTATCCATTTTTAAGTCGTATTTGTCTTATTTTTGCTGTAATAATTTGCGCTTATACTGGATTTTTGATCTCAGTTTTGATTAGATTTCCACTTTTAAACACAGCTGTGCTTCCAGCTTTATTTATAGCTTCAGGACTAAGTGCTGGTATAAGTGGCAGTAGCTTGGTTGCAGCAGTTTTATTTAAAGAAGATCCACATTCAAGCGACCTTCATTCGCTTCATAGCGTAGAATTTAGCGTTTTGGGAGCTGAAATTTTACTCATTTTAATGCTTTTTGTATCGCTTTTACTTGGTTCAAGTTATCAGCAAAATGCAGCTGTTGCTTTTTATAGTGGCGTTTGGGCAAATTTCTTTTGGCTTGGTGTTGTGCTAGTTGGCTTTATTGTGCCTTTTGTTTTAAATTTTGCATTTGGCAAAAAAGTAGCTAGTCTAAAATTTAGCTTTTATATCAGTTCATTAGCGGCTGTTATCGGTGTTTTACTGCTTAGGGTGTTTATACTTTATGCGGGACAAACTTATAGCATTTAA
- a CDS encoding 4Fe-4S dicluster domain-containing protein: MQNQKNRRAFLKSMVVVAAGAGAASSGFAFKSEESVKKPHFGMIFDQNKCVGCTDCEIACRKVNLVPKGQMRLFIEDKTNPKNLLDKRFVRVSCQQCVDAPCVAVCPTKACHKDEKTGIQTTNIDDCIACKYCIVACPYDVRYIDKVTHSAQSCNFCVDTNLKDEKEPACVEACRYEAIVFGDLNDENSHISKLLAVKDSIRLRAELGTKPSLRYIPKVKMGV; the protein is encoded by the coding sequence ATGCAAAATCAAAAAAATAGAAGAGCCTTTTTAAAAAGCATGGTAGTTGTGGCTGCTGGTGCTGGTGCGGCAAGTAGTGGTTTTGCTTTTAAGAGTGAAGAAAGTGTAAAAAAACCACACTTTGGTATGATATTTGACCAAAATAAATGTGTTGGCTGTACAGACTGCGAGATAGCTTGCAGAAAGGTAAATTTAGTCCCAAAAGGACAGATGAGACTTTTTATAGAAGATAAGACTAATCCTAAAAATTTACTCGATAAAAGATTTGTAAGAGTATCTTGTCAACAGTGCGTCGATGCGCCTTGTGTAGCTGTTTGTCCGACCAAGGCTTGTCATAAAGACGAAAAAACTGGCATACAAACTACAAATATAGATGATTGTATCGCCTGTAAATACTGCATCGTAGCCTGTCCATATGACGTGAGATATATCGATAAGGTTACGCACTCAGCTCAAAGCTGTAACTTTTGCGTAGATACAAATTTAAAGGACGAAAAAGAGCCAGCTTGCGTAGAAGCTTGTAGATATGAGGCGATCGTCTTTGGTGACCTTAACGATGAAAATTCGCACATCAGCAAGCTACTAGCCGTAAAAGATAGCATAAGGCTAAGAGCAGAGCTTGGCACAAAACCAAGTCTTAGATATATTCCTAAAGTAAAAATGGGGGTGTAA
- a CDS encoding FKBP-type peptidyl-prolyl cis-trans isomerase → MKNKVLKFTLLLSLSASGLLANVDSNESYAMGATSGGYVLKGLLEQKQIGISYDAEAVIKGFSDALKGELKLSDDEIAKLLNKRAENLDKIVKEKEAAILKENLKQGKAFMDKNAKNKNVKTTKSKLQYEILKSSKKGATPKQESIIIANYKASFIDGKVFDETKEAPAHLSMLNLIPGLEEGLMLMKEGDKFKFVIPPELAYGNSGMEGIPGGETIVFEIELVKVLKPGELAEAAKKIHEKELNEGIKKPH, encoded by the coding sequence ATGAAAAATAAGGTTTTAAAATTTACGCTACTTCTTAGTTTAAGTGCTTCTGGTTTGCTTGCAAATGTAGATTCAAATGAGTCTTATGCTATGGGAGCAACAAGTGGTGGATATGTTTTAAAAGGGTTACTTGAACAAAAACAAATAGGTATTAGCTACGATGCTGAGGCCGTTATCAAAGGTTTTAGTGATGCACTAAAAGGAGAGCTAAAACTAAGCGATGATGAGATAGCAAAGCTACTAAACAAAAGAGCTGAAAATTTAGACAAGATAGTAAAAGAAAAAGAAGCTGCCATACTTAAAGAGAATTTAAAGCAAGGCAAGGCTTTTATGGATAAAAATGCAAAAAATAAAAATGTAAAAACGACAAAATCAAAATTACAATATGAAATTTTAAAATCAAGCAAAAAAGGAGCAACTCCAAAACAAGAGAGTATCATCATAGCAAACTACAAAGCTAGCTTTATCGATGGTAAGGTCTTTGATGAGACAAAAGAGGCTCCAGCTCATCTTTCTATGCTAAATTTGATCCCAGGTCTTGAAGAGGGCTTAATGCTCATGAAAGAGGGCGATAAGTTTAAATTTGTTATCCCGCCAGAACTTGCGTATGGCAATAGCGGCATGGAGGGCATACCTGGAGGCGAGACTATTGTTTTTGAGATAGAGCTTGTTAAGGTCTTAAAGCCAGGTGAATTAGCCGAGGCTGCAAAGAAAATTCATGAAAAAGAACTAAATGAGGGCATTAAAAAGCCTCATTAA
- a CDS encoding multiheme c-type cytochrome, whose amino-acid sequence MRNLQKALAGLLMGVSIFASQACCEEHNMQMSDKARDVIANPKGTLQSRGVISLQDYVVEEQEMYNWLFKNHPIFTKYGGKTVGKMVVHDRGLEWLAEGHGFDMSKLSKRDGGKGYSSMMYRIPATSSLQFPNKFVGPEKCGECHPAQYEVWSRSRHATTMRFPGEHPEVNNNLTEPVFDKDTASILPKGITPDVIYATVGHLRTKMGYVDAWLLRGTYYVEGGLLRDGTGQIVAGGNQWQRTWALNLDDATVKKIKELVPEFPGTLEEYGDNGGYVRGLASYAAKHKKSMFFQANSSYCEVCHPVKFDFKSKAEFYAALGNAKELQKHTISKGVSCEECHGAGGHLDGATNFRTSNCERCHQRFNFSPDLARANPLNNGKLDLSLSSKFKSMGPGCGSEGSQSYFTAHYDKGMRCVTCHDPHDNTGPVVGDKSVTGMNYNSEQGYLSSFYTKPKIRKECKDCHETQAYIASKADTHKDNTCASCHMPFMMSCENFYAVQFQDNAGFDTQRRSHIWKIMVDPKEKSLVPGDAAKGPRDAKDWHFERDKNGHNYVDLMWACARTSWADKDMKDTKGCHSPVLSELKPTLHFKNQKQVYDEVMGWQTPVKNEFSEVKIGIEGLYSLLETKKLDASDKVRVYELIQNAQEIIDMVEKDGSWGMHGFKFTKQKLDASKEYIKEAQRILNKNL is encoded by the coding sequence ATGAGAAATCTACAAAAAGCCTTAGCTGGTTTGCTCATGGGTGTTAGCATCTTCGCTTCACAAGCCTGTTGCGAAGAGCATAATATGCAGATGTCCGATAAAGCACGTGATGTTATCGCAAATCCTAAAGGCACACTGCAAAGTAGAGGCGTTATCTCCTTGCAAGACTACGTTGTAGAAGAGCAAGAGATGTATAACTGGTTATTTAAAAACCACCCTATTTTTACAAAATATGGTGGTAAAACCGTCGGTAAAATGGTCGTTCACGACCGTGGCTTAGAGTGGCTTGCCGAGGGACATGGCTTTGATATGTCAAAGCTTAGTAAAAGAGATGGCGGTAAGGGCTATAGCTCTATGATGTATAGAATTCCAGCCACTTCATCACTTCAGTTTCCTAACAAATTTGTAGGACCAGAAAAGTGCGGTGAGTGTCACCCAGCTCAGTATGAGGTCTGGAGCAGATCTCGCCACGCAACTACTATGCGTTTCCCTGGTGAGCACCCAGAGGTTAATAACAACCTAACTGAGCCAGTATTTGACAAAGATACGGCTTCTATCCTTCCAAAAGGTATCACTCCAGATGTTATCTACGCAACTGTTGGTCACTTAAGAACCAAAATGGGCTACGTTGATGCGTGGCTACTTCGTGGTACTTACTACGTTGAGGGCGGTTTGCTAAGAGATGGTACAGGTCAGATCGTAGCTGGTGGTAACCAATGGCAAAGAACATGGGCGTTAAATTTAGACGACGCAACTGTTAAAAAGATAAAAGAGCTTGTTCCAGAATTTCCTGGCACGCTTGAAGAGTATGGCGACAATGGCGGATATGTTAGAGGTCTAGCTTCATACGCCGCAAAACATAAAAAATCAATGTTTTTCCAAGCAAACTCATCATATTGTGAAGTTTGTCACCCAGTTAAATTCGATTTCAAATCAAAAGCAGAATTTTACGCAGCACTTGGTAATGCTAAAGAGCTTCAAAAACACACTATCTCAAAAGGCGTAAGCTGTGAGGAGTGCCACGGAGCTGGCGGTCACCTTGATGGAGCTACAAATTTTAGAACATCAAACTGCGAACGCTGCCACCAAAGATTTAACTTTAGTCCAGATCTAGCTCGTGCTAATCCTCTTAATAACGGCAAGCTTGATCTATCACTTAGCTCTAAATTTAAATCAATGGGACCAGGATGTGGTTCTGAAGGTTCACAATCATACTTTACAGCTCACTATGACAAAGGTATGAGATGTGTTACTTGTCACGATCCACACGACAACACAGGTCCAGTTGTAGGCGATAAGAGCGTAACAGGTATGAACTATAACTCAGAGCAAGGCTATCTAAGCTCATTCTATACTAAGCCAAAAATTAGAAAAGAGTGTAAAGATTGCCACGAGACTCAAGCATATATCGCATCTAAAGCAGATACTCACAAAGACAACACTTGTGCATCTTGCCACATGCCATTTATGATGAGTTGTGAGAATTTCTATGCTGTTCAGTTCCAAGACAACGCTGGCTTTGATACTCAAAGAAGATCTCACATCTGGAAGATTATGGTTGATCCAAAAGAGAAATCTCTAGTACCAGGCGATGCTGCTAAAGGTCCAAGAGATGCTAAAGATTGGCACTTTGAGAGAGATAAAAATGGCCATAACTACGTTGACTTGATGTGGGCGTGCGCTAGAACATCTTGGGCTGATAAAGATATGAAAGATACCAAAGGCTGCCACAGCCCAGTATTATCTGAGCTAAAACCAACACTTCACTTCAAAAACCAAAAACAAGTTTATGATGAAGTTATGGGATGGCAAACTCCAGTTAAGAATGAATTCTCTGAAGTTAAGATTGGTATTGAAGGGCTTTACTCACTACTTGAGACTAAAAAACTTGATGCAAGTGATAAAGTAAGAGTTTATGAGCTAATTCAAAATGCTCAAGAGATCATCGATATGGTTGAAAAAGATGGTTCGTGGGGTATGCACGGATTTAAATTTACTAAACAAAAACTCGATGCATCAAAAGAGTATATAAAAGAAGCTCAAAGAATTTTGAATAAAAATTTATAG
- a CDS encoding c-type heme family protein produces MKYKFQLIVSVFIFVYLLISALVLNFYNNLAMKDAKKEAYYVLESINSVREYIAGVQRPLIEQLKRDGIIKEDFFDERLLSSSYISREIYNIQKKKYNLDFDYKLVAMAPLNKAHEPNEFEAQVLRGFKENKFSEFSKIIKDENGSQFFVGLPIRSQNTSCLACHNSESAPKQMLDRYEISNGKISEASEMMAMLSFKIPLRAIFSYHLKEVVIIMSAIAFVFGIFLLLVYKMHRRGEESKRQTEQLMIHQSRLASMGEMIGNISHQWKQPLAQISSALINLELYQERKKLDEAKIYEFIEETSKQINFMSETVDDFKNFFKPNTLKREFSVEEVINQTIKILNASLKKYQIEIEIDIRENFTIFANFNEIIQILINIINNAKDAFKQSYVKPRVIKIYTFIKDNRKNLCVQNNAGAIKTSFLKVIFEPHFSTKESGSGLGLYMSRLIANKNNALIFARNVDENSITFTISFENL; encoded by the coding sequence GTGAAATATAAATTTCAGCTAATCGTAAGTGTTTTTATCTTTGTTTATCTCTTAATATCCGCACTTGTTTTAAATTTTTATAATAATCTTGCAATGAAAGATGCCAAAAAAGAGGCGTATTATGTGCTTGAGAGTATAAATTCTGTAAGAGAGTACATCGCAGGCGTTCAGCGTCCGCTAATAGAGCAGCTAAAGCGTGATGGCATTATAAAAGAGGATTTTTTTGACGAGAGATTGCTCTCATCTTCATATATAAGCCGTGAAATTTATAATATCCAAAAGAAAAAATACAATCTTGATTTTGACTACAAGCTAGTCGCTATGGCGCCTTTAAATAAAGCTCATGAGCCAAATGAATTTGAAGCGCAGGTGTTAAGAGGCTTTAAAGAGAATAAATTTAGTGAGTTTTCAAAGATTATAAAAGATGAAAACGGCTCACAATTTTTTGTAGGGCTTCCTATAAGAAGTCAAAATACATCTTGCCTAGCCTGTCACAATAGCGAAAGTGCTCCAAAACAGATGTTAGATCGTTATGAAATTTCAAATGGAAAAATTTCTGAAGCAAGTGAGATGATGGCAATGCTATCTTTTAAAATCCCACTACGTGCCATTTTTTCTTACCATTTAAAAGAGGTTGTCATCATAATGAGCGCGATAGCCTTTGTGTTTGGGATATTTTTGCTACTTGTTTATAAGATGCATAGGCGTGGTGAAGAGAGCAAAAGACAGACTGAGCAGCTAATGATACATCAAAGCCGCCTAGCCTCAATGGGCGAGATGATAGGCAATATCTCACATCAGTGGAAACAGCCTTTAGCTCAAATCAGCTCAGCTTTAATAAATTTAGAGCTCTATCAGGAGCGAAAAAAGCTTGATGAAGCAAAAATTTATGAGTTTATAGAAGAGACTAGCAAGCAGATAAATTTTATGTCTGAAACGGTTGATGATTTTAAAAACTTTTTTAAGCCAAATACTTTAAAAAGGGAGTTTAGCGTAGAGGAAGTGATAAATCAGACTATAAAAATTCTAAATGCCTCACTTAAGAAATATCAAATAGAAATAGAGATCGATATAAGAGAAAATTTTACGATTTTTGCAAATTTTAATGAAATAATCCAAATTTTAATAAATATTATAAATAACGCAAAAGATGCATTTAAACAAAGCTATGTAAAGCCAAGAGTAATAAAAATTTATACTTTTATAAAAGATAATCGTAAAAATTTATGCGTGCAAAATAATGCAGGAGCGATAAAGACTTCGTTTTTAAAAGTTATCTTTGAGCCACACTTTAGCACAAAAGAGTCTGGCAGTGGGCTTGGTCTATATATGAGTCGGCTAATCGCTAACAAAAATAACGCGCTAATCTTTGCTAGAAATGTAGATGAAAATAGTATTACATTTACAATTAGTTTTGAAAATTTATAA
- a CDS encoding response regulator transcription factor, translated as MQEYDILDVLSNKKVLCLEDEEAILKNICASLELFFAEVNGVTDGYDALELAMSDAYDVLVLDISVPNIDGLEIAKKVRTINQKIPIVILSSHVEQEYLWRAVELKITRYLAKPYDKKSFIKALEDVALELVGRKPTLRLNDELEYDFGKKVLYINGEISHLSKSESRLLEYFLNNKNQTITYEQIFDYIWEYEQPSKEAIKTIVKELRRKLGKDVIKNLYGVGYLCEI; from the coding sequence ATGCAAGAATATGATATTTTAGACGTTTTATCAAACAAAAAGGTCCTTTGCCTTGAAGATGAAGAGGCGATTTTAAAAAATATTTGTGCTTCTTTGGAACTATTTTTTGCCGAAGTAAATGGCGTAACAGATGGCTATGATGCACTTGAGCTAGCGATGAGCGATGCTTATGATGTTTTGGTGCTTGATATAAGCGTGCCAAATATCGATGGTCTAGAGATCGCTAAAAAAGTAAGAACTATAAATCAAAAAATTCCTATCGTGATCTTATCAAGCCACGTCGAGCAAGAGTATTTGTGGAGAGCTGTTGAGTTAAAGATCACAAGATATCTTGCAAAGCCATATGATAAAAAGTCATTTATAAAAGCCCTAGAAGACGTTGCTTTAGAGCTTGTTGGACGCAAGCCGACTCTTAGGCTAAATGATGAATTAGAATACGATTTTGGTAAAAAAGTACTTTATATAAATGGTGAAATTTCTCATCTAAGTAAGAGTGAAAGTAGGCTTTTAGAGTATTTTTTAAACAACAAAAATCAAACTATAACTTATGAACAAATTTTTGATTATATTTGGGAGTATGAGCAGCCAAGTAAAGAGGCGATAAAGACGATCGTAAAAGAGCTTAGAAGGAAGCTTGGCAAAGATGTGATTAAAAATTTATACGGTGTAGGTTATCTTTGTGAAATATAA
- the pyrE gene encoding orotate phosphoribosyltransferase — MDLEKIYKEAGAYLEGHFLLSSGNHSQFYLQSAKVLEDPTLAGKLADELARVIEKFDIKFDSVCSPALGGILAGYELARAAKKRFIFTERVEKVMSLRRGFEVKKGEKFIVCEDIITTGGSALEAARVIESLGGEVVGFAALANRGFCKVTNLDNKAKPNAKLPSDKPFFALGNFEFEIYEPEHCPLCKNGSKAIKPGSRGN; from the coding sequence ATGGATTTAGAGAAAATTTATAAAGAGGCTGGGGCATATTTGGAGGGACATTTTTTACTAAGCAGTGGCAATCACTCGCAGTTTTATCTCCAAAGTGCAAAGGTGCTTGAAGACCCAACTTTGGCTGGAAAGCTAGCTGACGAGCTTGCTCGTGTGATAGAGAAATTTGACATTAAATTTGATAGCGTTTGCTCGCCTGCACTTGGAGGAATTTTAGCTGGCTATGAGCTAGCTCGCGCAGCAAAGAAGCGATTTATATTTACAGAGCGAGTTGAAAAGGTAATGAGTCTTAGGCGTGGTTTTGAGGTAAAAAAGGGTGAGAAATTTATCGTTTGTGAGGACATTATCACGACTGGCGGCTCGGCACTTGAAGCAGCACGTGTGATAGAGAGCCTTGGCGGTGAGGTAGTTGGCTTTGCAGCACTTGCGAACCGTGGCTTTTGTAAGGTTACAAATTTAGACAATAAGGCTAAGCCAAATGCCAAACTACCAAGCGATAAGCCGTTTTTTGCTTTAGGAAATTTTGAGTTTGAAATTTATGAGCCTGAGCATTGCCCACTTTGTAAAAATGGAAGCAAAGCGATCAAACCTGGAAGCAGAGGCAACTAA